One genomic region from Marinomonas maritima encodes:
- the dapE gene encoding succinyl-diaminopimelate desuccinylase, with protein sequence MSNLSPTLKLAVDLISRPSVTPEDAGCQDLMIERLKKVGFNIEYMPFGEVKNFYAKRGTSGPNLCFAGHTDVVPTGPEAEWKVPPFSPAIIDGMLYGRGAADMKGSLAAMVTAVETFIGEHPDHQGQISFLITSDEEGPFVDGTTRVVDALMTRNEKIDWCIVGEPSSTKTLGDIIKNGRRGSFSGDLTVHGKQGHVAYPHLAQNPIHLAAPALDEMARAHWDDGNDFFPPTSFQISNIQAGTGATNVVPGKLNAQFNFRFSSELDFDALKVRVIDILDRHELRYDIKWTYNGLPFLTRPGELVDAMVDAVQTTVNITPELSTSGGTSDGRFIAKMGTQVVELGPINATIHQINECVDADSLNKLSEIYTRILKNLFTDKA encoded by the coding sequence ATGTCTAATTTATCTCCTACACTAAAACTTGCCGTGGACCTTATTTCTCGCCCTTCTGTGACCCCAGAAGACGCAGGCTGCCAAGACCTCATGATCGAACGATTGAAAAAAGTGGGTTTTAACATTGAATACATGCCTTTTGGAGAAGTAAAAAACTTTTATGCAAAACGCGGCACTTCCGGACCAAACCTTTGTTTTGCCGGACACACTGACGTTGTGCCAACAGGGCCTGAGGCTGAATGGAAAGTCCCCCCTTTTTCTCCTGCCATTATCGACGGCATGCTCTACGGACGCGGCGCGGCTGACATGAAAGGCAGCCTTGCTGCTATGGTTACAGCTGTAGAAACTTTTATTGGAGAGCACCCTGATCATCAAGGCCAAATCTCCTTCTTGATCACCAGTGATGAAGAAGGTCCATTTGTCGACGGTACAACACGTGTCGTGGATGCACTTATGACACGTAATGAAAAGATCGATTGGTGCATTGTAGGTGAACCTTCAAGTACTAAAACGCTTGGCGACATTATCAAAAATGGTCGACGTGGTTCATTTAGTGGTGATTTAACCGTGCACGGGAAGCAAGGCCACGTTGCCTATCCACATTTAGCGCAAAACCCAATTCACCTAGCAGCACCCGCACTTGATGAAATGGCGCGTGCGCATTGGGATGACGGTAACGATTTTTTCCCACCAACCAGCTTCCAAATATCAAATATACAAGCGGGAACGGGAGCTACTAATGTTGTTCCTGGTAAACTCAATGCTCAGTTTAATTTCCGCTTTTCTTCGGAACTCGACTTCGATGCACTTAAAGTTCGCGTTATAGACATTCTAGACAGGCATGAACTACGCTACGATATCAAATGGACATACAACGGGTTGCCTTTTCTAACTCGACCAGGAGAGCTCGTTGATGCCATGGTTGACGCGGTTCAAACGACAGTCAATATCACTCCTGAACTATCCACTTCTGGTGGTACCTCAGATGGCCGATTCATCGCCAAAATGGGTACACAGGTCGTGGAGCTTGGTCCAATCAATGCTACCATTCACCAGATTAACGAATGCGTCGATGCCGATAGCCTAAATAAGCTCTCTGAAATTTACACTCGCATACTCAAAAATCTATTTACAGACAAAGCATAA
- the tsaB gene encoding tRNA (adenosine(37)-N6)-threonylcarbamoyltransferase complex dimerization subunit type 1 TsaB gives MTVILALDTSTPACSVALNIDGVVLEDFRIAPRLHNDLILPMVDQILSQAGLTLSNLDAIAFGRGPGSFTGLRISAGVVQGLAYGADLPVIPVSTLAALSLEGFQKTGKNDWLAALDARMGEIYLGGYHVDKVNGLYEIASLLDERVIKPSDLVPFTHCFEGAGSGWCYEKELTPLLPEPPEHVLTDLAPRAACVAELALLHFIKGETVSSYEAMPTYLRDEITWDKQAPRIGKR, from the coding sequence ATGACCGTCATTTTAGCATTAGATACATCGACGCCTGCGTGTTCAGTAGCATTGAATATTGATGGTGTCGTGTTGGAAGATTTTCGCATAGCACCTCGTCTCCATAATGATTTGATCTTGCCTATGGTGGATCAAATTCTGAGTCAAGCAGGGTTGACGCTATCAAACCTTGATGCCATTGCTTTTGGGCGAGGACCAGGATCTTTTACTGGTCTACGCATTAGTGCTGGTGTGGTTCAAGGGCTGGCTTATGGGGCAGATTTACCCGTTATTCCTGTATCTACACTTGCGGCTTTGTCTTTAGAGGGTTTTCAAAAAACGGGTAAAAATGACTGGTTGGCAGCACTTGATGCTCGTATGGGTGAAATTTATCTAGGTGGTTACCATGTCGATAAAGTGAATGGTCTTTATGAAATTGCTTCTTTGCTTGATGAGCGAGTAATAAAACCATCGGATTTAGTGCCATTTACACACTGTTTTGAGGGTGCCGGATCTGGTTGGTGTTACGAGAAGGAATTGACACCTTTACTTCCTGAGCCGCCAGAGCATGTTTTGACAGACTTGGCGCCTCGTGCAGCATGTGTTGCAGAGTTGGCACTATTACACTTCATTAAAGGCGAAACGGTATCTTCTTATGAAGCAATGCCAACGTATTTAAGGGATGAAATTACCTGGGATAAACAGGCTCCTCGCATAGGGAAACGTTAG
- a CDS encoding undecaprenyl-diphosphate phosphatase — protein sequence MLWYQIVFLALIQGLTEFLPISSSAHLILPAQLFNWQDQGLAFDVAVHVGTLVAVVGYFRKDITNIILAWCVSLKDKKATPDSRLAWWICLATVPACIAGLLFDDFISTHLRSMEVIAYTTIGFGVLLWLSDRYGASDKTEQDFGFKSVLYIGFAQALALIPGTSRSGITMTAARFLGFGRESAARFSFLLSIPLILAAGGLKLVELVSSNVAVDWVSILVGVILSALSAYFCIYLFLKWLNTIGFFPFFVYRLILGFALLLIVYI from the coding sequence ATGCTGTGGTACCAAATTGTATTTTTGGCCTTAATTCAGGGTCTGACCGAATTCCTACCTATTTCAAGCTCTGCTCATTTAATTCTTCCGGCTCAACTGTTTAATTGGCAGGATCAGGGGTTGGCGTTTGATGTCGCCGTTCATGTTGGTACTTTGGTTGCTGTTGTTGGCTATTTTAGAAAAGACATCACGAATATTATTTTGGCATGGTGTGTTTCTTTAAAGGACAAAAAAGCGACGCCTGATAGTCGTCTGGCATGGTGGATTTGTCTTGCGACCGTACCGGCTTGTATTGCAGGTTTGTTGTTTGATGATTTTATTAGTACCCATTTACGCTCTATGGAAGTCATTGCTTATACTACGATTGGTTTTGGTGTTTTGCTTTGGCTATCTGACCGTTATGGTGCATCTGATAAAACGGAACAGGACTTTGGCTTTAAAAGTGTGCTTTATATTGGCTTTGCTCAAGCGCTAGCTTTGATTCCTGGAACGTCTCGTTCTGGTATTACGATGACGGCGGCACGATTTTTGGGCTTTGGTCGAGAAAGTGCAGCACGGTTTTCTTTCCTTTTATCAATCCCTCTTATTTTAGCCGCTGGTGGATTAAAGCTCGTTGAGCTTGTGTCATCCAATGTTGCTGTTGATTGGGTAAGTATCTTAGTCGGTGTTATTTTGTCAGCGCTGAGTGCTTATTTTTGTATTTATTTGTTTTTAAAATGGCTTAATACCATTGGCTTCTTTCCTTTTTTTGTTTATAGATTAATTTTAGGATTTGCTCTCTTGCTCATAGTGTATATTTAA
- the adk gene encoding adenylate kinase, with protein sequence MRVILLGAPGAGKGTQAQFITEEFGIPQISTGDMLRAAVKAGSEMGLKAKAVMDAGQLVSDDIIIGLVKERLTQDDCTNGALFDGFPRTIPQADALKDAGVKIDYVVEIDVADEEIVKRMSGRRVHEASGRTYHLVYNPPKVEGKDDETGDDLVQRVDDIEETVRKRLGVYHDQTAPLIGYYQDWLKAEASTAPKFVKVNGVGDLNEIKQSLLASLKA encoded by the coding sequence ATGCGAGTAATATTATTAGGTGCGCCAGGCGCTGGTAAAGGTACTCAGGCTCAATTTATTACGGAAGAGTTTGGCATCCCACAAATTTCTACTGGGGATATGTTGCGTGCCGCAGTAAAAGCAGGAAGCGAGATGGGCTTAAAAGCCAAAGCGGTAATGGATGCTGGTCAGCTTGTTTCTGATGACATTATCATCGGGTTGGTTAAAGAGCGTTTGACGCAAGACGATTGTACTAACGGTGCTTTATTTGATGGTTTTCCTCGTACGATTCCTCAGGCGGACGCATTAAAAGACGCTGGCGTTAAAATCGACTATGTTGTTGAAATTGACGTAGCGGATGAAGAAATTGTAAAACGCATGAGTGGGCGTCGTGTTCATGAAGCTTCAGGTCGCACATATCACCTTGTGTATAATCCACCTAAAGTAGAAGGAAAAGACGACGAAACAGGGGATGACCTTGTTCAACGTGTTGACGATATAGAAGAAACCGTTCGTAAGCGTTTAGGCGTTTATCATGATCAAACAGCACCGCTGATTGGGTATTACCAAGATTGGTTGAAGGCAGAAGCGTCAACTGCGCCTAAGTTTGTGAAAGTGAATGGCGTTGGTGATTTGAATGAAATTAAACAAAGTTTATTAGCATCATTAAAGGCTTAA
- a CDS encoding class I SAM-dependent methyltransferase: MESESRLLAESLNLAFILLREPIKFVSQYDYLLLKTSDGVAIAKTGKGAPKPVYVDFTSGTVDHRRRFGGGKGQDIAKAVGLNKRSNLSVLDATAGLGRDAFVLACLGCSVSLCERVGFVRAMLQDGLYRASFHHEVADIVAEMPLLDTDITGIDPSVTFDVVYLDPMYPHTEKSSAAAKKEMAFFRDLVGKDLDADDLLQQAMQLAEYRVVVKRPKGAPFLNDSEPTYQLEGKSGRFDIYVLKSLDSLSA, from the coding sequence TTGGAATCAGAATCTCGGTTATTGGCAGAGTCTCTAAATCTTGCTTTTATTTTACTGCGTGAACCCATTAAATTTGTATCGCAGTATGATTATCTTTTGTTAAAAACGTCAGATGGGGTCGCTATTGCCAAAACAGGAAAAGGGGCTCCTAAGCCTGTGTATGTAGATTTTACATCAGGGACAGTGGATCATAGGCGACGATTTGGTGGCGGAAAAGGACAGGATATCGCAAAGGCTGTTGGTTTAAATAAGCGTTCAAATTTATCGGTTCTAGACGCTACGGCAGGTTTGGGGAGAGATGCTTTTGTCTTGGCTTGTTTGGGGTGTTCAGTCTCACTTTGTGAGCGTGTTGGTTTTGTTCGAGCGATGTTGCAAGATGGATTATACCGCGCTTCCTTTCATCATGAAGTTGCGGATATTGTGGCTGAAATGCCTTTACTCGATACCGATATAACAGGTATAGATCCCAGTGTGACATTTGATGTGGTGTATTTAGATCCAATGTATCCACACACAGAGAAGTCTTCAGCGGCGGCTAAAAAAGAGATGGCTTTTTTTAGAGATTTGGTTGGTAAAGATTTAGATGCTGATGATCTTTTGCAGCAGGCTATGCAACTAGCGGAATATCGAGTGGTCGTGAAGCGCCCTAAAGGCGCGCCATTTTTAAACGATTCTGAGCCAACATATCAACTCGAAGGTAAGTCGGGAAGATTTGATATTTATGTTTTAAAGTCACTCGATTCACTTTCAGCCTAG
- the tpx gene encoding thiol peroxidase, which produces MTTVTLKGNPFETVGTLPAVGSVAPAFELVKTDLSVATLADYQGAKLLLNIFPSVDTPTCATSVRKFNESASALKGVNVVCVSADLPFAAARFCGAEGIDNVDTGSSFRSTFGADYGLTFSTGPLVGLLSRAVVVLDEKGSVIYTEQVAETADEPNYEAALAVLA; this is translated from the coding sequence ATGACAACTGTGACACTTAAAGGTAATCCTTTTGAAACTGTTGGTACTCTTCCTGCTGTAGGCTCTGTGGCCCCAGCATTTGAATTGGTTAAAACGGATTTATCCGTTGCTACTTTAGCAGATTATCAAGGTGCCAAATTGCTACTTAATATCTTTCCTTCTGTTGATACGCCAACGTGTGCAACATCGGTTCGCAAATTTAATGAATCGGCATCGGCATTAAAAGGTGTAAACGTAGTGTGCGTGTCAGCGGATTTACCTTTTGCTGCAGCCCGTTTTTGCGGAGCGGAAGGTATTGATAATGTTGATACTGGGTCTAGCTTCCGTTCAACGTTTGGTGCGGATTACGGACTCACTTTTTCAACTGGCCCACTCGTTGGCCTTTTATCCCGTGCTGTTGTGGTATTGGATGAAAAAGGTTCTGTGATTTATACAGAGCAGGTAGCGGAAACGGCAGATGAGCCTAATTACGAAGCGGCTTTGGCTGTACTAGCCTAA
- the panD gene encoding aspartate 1-decarboxylase yields MQITLLKGKLHMASVTQAELWYDGSCAIDKDLVELAGFREFEQIDIYNVDNGERFHTYVILAESGSGTISMNGAAARRVQVGDRVIIAAYGQMDETEADQFKPKLVYLNKDNSVERTTNTIPVQKD; encoded by the coding sequence ATGCAAATCACACTTCTTAAAGGCAAGCTTCACATGGCCAGCGTAACGCAAGCTGAGCTATGGTATGACGGTTCCTGCGCCATCGATAAAGACCTTGTAGAGCTCGCTGGATTCAGAGAATTTGAACAAATTGACATATACAATGTGGATAACGGCGAACGTTTTCACACCTACGTGATATTGGCAGAATCCGGTTCAGGTACTATTTCAATGAATGGCGCAGCCGCGAGAAGAGTGCAGGTAGGTGACCGCGTTATCATAGCCGCTTATGGACAAATGGACGAGACAGAAGCAGATCAATTCAAACCTAAGCTGGTGTATTTAAATAAAGACAACAGTGTTGAGCGAACCACCAATACAATTCCAGTACAAAAAGACTAG
- a CDS encoding cold-shock protein, whose product MNDHQDSVSHNKESSAGSAFFSLRTFIVSLVIALIVPLLIAGVLKEEVGANFLIYFGFVLVSVYVGAMVSKVSSVGFDSESDEDEDDDREQGTVKWFNSSKGFGFLTMENGDDVFVHYRAIRGRGRRFLVEGQLVRFYVTEGEKGKQAENVSIIRG is encoded by the coding sequence ATGAATGATCATCAGGATAGTGTTTCGCATAATAAAGAGTCTTCTGCTGGTTCTGCTTTTTTTTCGTTGCGCACATTTATAGTTAGCCTTGTTATTGCTTTGATCGTACCTCTGCTCATTGCAGGGGTCTTGAAAGAGGAAGTAGGCGCGAATTTCCTTATATACTTTGGCTTTGTTCTAGTATCTGTTTATGTCGGTGCTATGGTTAGCAAGGTTAGTTCTGTCGGTTTCGACTCTGAGTCTGATGAAGATGAAGACGATGATCGTGAGCAGGGAACAGTAAAATGGTTTAACTCTTCAAAGGGGTTTGGCTTTTTAACCATGGAAAATGGCGATGACGTGTTTGTTCATTACCGTGCCATCCGTGGCCGTGGTCGCCGCTTTCTTGTTGAAGGTCAGTTAGTCCGCTTTTATGTCACTGAAGGTGAGAAAGGCAAGCAAGCTGAAAACGTTTCTATTATTCGCGGTTAA
- a CDS encoding SlyX family protein: MNTSQINQRIDELEFKLQFQEDTIDSLNQVLISQQKDMLLMKEKFVMLGKQLDSYRQQQPTNDSDRPPHY; encoded by the coding sequence ATGAACACCTCACAAATCAACCAACGTATAGACGAATTAGAATTCAAACTACAATTTCAAGAGGATACGATTGATAGTTTAAATCAGGTCCTAATCAGTCAGCAAAAAGACATGCTCTTAATGAAAGAAAAGTTCGTCATGCTAGGAAAACAACTCGACTCTTATCGCCAACAACAACCTACTAACGATAGCGACAGACCACCGCATTATTAA
- a CDS encoding ArsC family reductase — protein MIEIFGIKNCDTMKKAFRWLDANNIAYTFHDFKKEGLDEATAKAWVDKLGWENVINKRGTTWRKLDEETKNTMDNENAVHIMVAQSSIVKRPLLKIDDSIILGFSVDEYTQRLR, from the coding sequence ATGATTGAAATATTTGGCATCAAAAATTGCGATACCATGAAAAAAGCCTTTCGTTGGTTAGATGCAAACAATATTGCATACACCTTTCATGACTTTAAGAAAGAAGGCTTAGATGAAGCTACCGCAAAAGCATGGGTAGACAAACTCGGCTGGGAAAATGTAATCAATAAACGCGGCACAACTTGGCGCAAATTAGATGAAGAAACGAAAAACACCATGGACAATGAAAACGCTGTCCATATCATGGTTGCTCAATCTTCTATTGTTAAACGCCCCCTATTGAAAATCGATGATTCGATAATTTTAGGCTTCAGTGTTGATGAGTACACCCAAAGGTTACGTTAG